A segment of the Panacibacter ginsenosidivorans genome:
GCTTCTGAATGTTTTCCTTTCTGTGCACTTCAAACGCCTTCAACAGGTCAGCAAGGGTTTTGCCTTTGCTCCATGCAAATTGTGCCTGCCTATCGATCGGTACCAGGATTTTATCACCCGAACTTGACAGGATAATTTTCGTCCTGGTAATAAAATCAGTTTGCTCGCAAACAATCAGGTGCCCAACCACATCAAAAACACTCCAGGTGTTTTCTCCTTCATTGTGATGCACCCAGTCATCGGAAACACCCTGCAACAACGCATTCAAAACAGAGGGTGTCCGTTCAATGATCTCAAGTGTTTTATCTAAGTCAAATTTCATATTGTATGTATTGGTAAGATGAAAAAACAGGAGCACTAAGTGACCGGTATCGCCGGGAAATAATTGCAGTACACTCTTACAGCTTTTCCCTGACCGTTTAACTGGAACGTCTCTGCAGCAGACCTGCCATTGACCGAAGTGTAACTGATAACGACCGTATTAATTCCGGTATAATATTGCTGCAGTGTAAAGCGCAGCTCAGGATAAGCAGCAAGGCCTGCTTCAAAATAAGCGCGTAAACCGGGTTTGCCTCTGATGACCCCTTCCTCATTGAATTTTAATAACGGAATAAAGGGGGAATAGAATTCAATATCATCAGCGTAATGATCAAGGATCTGTTCAAGGTTATGTGCATTGAATGCATCGATCCGTTGACCCACAAATGCGGAAGCCGTTTCAATGTTCATCATATCTCATTCTTAAATTTTCTTAAACCGGGTGCGTACAATCGTCATTGCTGGTAATAAAAAACCAGGGAAGCTTTCTGAATCGTGTGCTGGCCTAAGTAAAATCCAACAAGCGCGGGACTGGCGTTTGCACCCAATCCGAGTTTTTCTGTATCCAGGGCATACAAGGTAATGACATAGGCATGTGGCTTGCTTCCCGGTGGGGGACAAGGTCCGCCATAACCCGGTACTCCGAAATCGGTTCTGCTCTGGATGGCATTTTCAGGTGCTATATTTTTTTGTACGTTACCGGCGTCAGCGGGCAGCTCCGAGCAGGTTTTTTCCAGGTCAAAAATCAACCAGTGCCACCAGCCGCTGCCCGTTGGCGCATCCTGGTCATACATGGTAACGGCAAAACTTTTTGTGCCGGCAGGGGCGTTTTCCCAAAATAACTCCGGTGATACATTGCCGCCGCTGCACCCGAAACCATTCAGGACCTGCTTCATCATTGCCTGGCCTCCCAGGTCTTTTGATTGTAGTGTGAATGTCTGCGCTTTACCTGCCATGCAGGCAAGCAGCGCCACGATTACCATTGCCTTTTTCATATTGCTTGTTTTAATTGCTTTACCCTGGTTTCAAAATCAGCAGCATCAGAGAGCGGGTTGACGACCGCTCCAAAAAACTGCATGAGTGCTTCGGAATGCGCAAAGCTTTTTTGTGTCTGTAAATGAAAGTGAACCAGCTTCGTCCACATAACCGCTTTTAAAATATCCTTATCCCTGTTCCACATCACAGCCTCAAAAAGCAAACTTTTTTCGGAAAAGGAAATCAGTTGCGTTTGTATGGATACCTCCTCCATCAGTTGTGCAGGAGCAATGTAGGAGATCTGGGTTTGGGCAGATACCCAGCCGATCCCTTTTTCGCTTGCTAATTGGTACACATCAAAATCGTACTGTTCCAGTAACTGGTCTTCCCTTGCAGTAATCAGGTAATCAATATATCTTGAATTGTTCAGGTGATTGAATGGATCGCAGTCATGAAAACGGATTTTCATGTTGCTTTCCAGCACTTTTTTGAATGCGGTCATAATTATGGTTTATAAAATATACCATTCGGTATATTTTGTTGCAAAAAAATTATTGTTTCAGACTCAGTATCATTTTTTCCAGGTAATTCATGGCGATTTTCAACTCTGTTGTTTTGCCGGTAACCTTGGCCTGCATAAATGCGCCTTCTATCAGTGATATCAGGATGACCGCCACTTCAGCTGGATTGGTATCAGCTTTTATTTCCTGCCTGGCAATCCCCCTTTTGATTTGATTTTCGACTGCACGTTTCCAGAAGGCAAGTGCGGCAGCAGCCCGTTCCCTTAAACCGGGGTGGGTGTCATCAGCTTCCGTCGCCGTATTTAATATCGGGCACCCTGTTTGCAGAAACGGATACTTCAGATAGTTCCTGTATACATCCGGATAAACCAGGAGACGGTCCACTGCATTGTCCTTAGCCAGTATCCTTGCTTTTATAAATGCGGTGACTGTTTGATAATTGTAATCAAATACCGCCAGCGCTACTTCATCTTTGTTCTCAAAATTTCCGTAAATGCTTCCTTTCGTCAATCCTGTTGCGTTGGTGAGATCGTTCAATGATGTCCCGGCAAAACCTTTTGCATTGAAAACAGGCGCTGTTTTTTCAATGATAAATTGTTTGGTCCGTTCTGATTTTGACATTGACTTATCCATAGCAGTTACAAACATAATAAAAAAAATATACCGAATGGTATATTTTTTAAAAAAATTATTAATAGCGCTTCAGCATGCCTTTTTGTGTGGTCTGTAAATTATAACTGAAAAACAACAAAGCCCCGGCAAGACTGCCGGGGCCATCATTCAAACCTTGTCCTTATGTTGCATTCCCGGTTTTAACTTCTGCGTTGGTCCTATAAAAAACGCTGTTTGGCTGGGTCACTTTCCGTACTCCAGGTCGGTTTCGTCCATGTATCTTATCAGCGTTGCTTTTAGTTGGTCCAGGTAATTGGTCCGCCCGCTCTTGCGGATGCGAATCTCCTGGAAGGTCCGGTAATAGTTACCGAGGTCTATCCCGAACACCGCCTCTAAAAGTTGCGCGATGTCCTTCACAGTTCTGCCTGCCCGTTGTTGATACTTCCTTTGCGTTGCAATGCATACAGAAGCTCAATAAGCGCAGCTTTTGAATCCGTCCATTTAAATTTCTTCTCGAACTTGTCTACCGGTGCCGGGCCTGTTGATAAACGCTGTAGCGCATGATGAATAAAGCCATGCAGTTTTTCATAGGCCAGCAGTAGCGCAACAAACCGGTCGCATACTGCATGTAATAGCGTGTCGCCTTGCGGCGGAAACGATTGGTCCGTTGACCGGACAAAGAGTTTGTCGTCGAGATAGGTATCGCCGCTTCTGTAATACTTTACAAGGAAAGTGTTCGCGGTAAAATAATTCCTGACTTGTACCAGCTTTTCCTGCAAAACGGTTGCTTCCCAGATCCCGGGCATAACGCAGTCCAGTGCCATCTCCAGGAGTTCCTGGTAATACAGCTGCCAATGTTCAATGGCCGGTTTCCATTCCTTAAAAAAGGTGATCTCCTCCGCTGTTGACGCGAAGACATGCGCTACCTCATGTGAACGCAGTTGCGCCAGTGCCTGCGCAGTAAGTTCATTAGCCTTCCTGGATGTTTCTATGATATTACCACCGTCGCGCTCAACCGATGCGAGCGATTCCGTCAGCTGATGGTGCACTGTGTCAAAAAAGGGAGCATCGGCATCTTTTCACTTTCCATACCCTGCAATTTTAATGGTTAATGGTGTACGGTAGGGTGGAATAGTTTCGCGGTCATCAACATAACCACATCCATTCCTTTGAGGTTAACGGTACATCAAATTTAGGGTACAAGTATGCTTACCCGAATTGCGATTTCGCAAGAAATGATCAGCAATGGCAAAGTCAGGTGCCTTGAATATAGATAAGTGCCCTACCGGCAATATTTTTCCCGTAATGCGTTCATCACCCCCTTCTTTCTTGCCCGCACTGCCCTGCGCAACAGGATCGGTTCGATGAGTGCCAGAAAACCGGTAAACCTCGAATCGGCATGCTCCATCAGTACGGCAAGATGATCCAGTTTAGCCGGAATGCCCTTGTTATTAGTAAGTCCATCATCTGCTAACCCATACCCAATGCACAAGCTTTCCAGAAAGCGGCTTTCAGCGGGTGCAATCTTGACCTGAAAACGGATAGGTGTTGTACCTGGATTATAAAAACGATGCACGACGTTTTTTGGGGCGACAGCTATCTCACCGGGTATCAGCCTCAATTGCTCCTTCCCCACATCTACACCCAACGTTCCTTCCACCGGAATAAATGTTTCGCTGAAACTGGTATGATAATGCTTGGGTGTACCTCCTTTTACCGCCAGTTCAACTTCTACTTATATTTGGTCTCCATTTGTTTCATCTGCTGTCTGCAGCACCGTAACTTTATCTTTCACTTTGGGATTATAAAAGACCCTTTTCATTTTTTTATTGTTCACGAAAATAGCCTGCCCAAAAAATGACCGGAAACGGCAGGGGTATTGAATGTTATTAATGCTGCATGAAATGTAATGCCTTGTTTCTATACTTTGAAAGCGGGAATCAAAGACCTTCCTTTTGATACAAACTATCAGGTCTTCTCTTCTCCCGAAAAAATCCCGCTAAAAATTGTTCATATAACCTCGAATGTGGAATAATCTGCCAATTGATTTCACCCCGGTATTCGGAGTTTTATAATACAAAAAGATCTTCATACCTGGTGAATTAACCTTAACAACACCGCCGTATAAGGCCGGATAGAATATTTAAATGAGTAATAATCTCAAAAAAAACAGACTTACAAGCTAACCAACTTAACAAGTGACGGGAAATATGGTATAAGTGTAGCGAATAAAGGAATAAGTGTATTTTTTGACCAGTTAAATCAACACCGCCCGCATTTGTTGATATAACGCAATGGCAGCAAGCATTCCGGAGAAATTGAAATGGCAAAGAGTCAAATAAAACTAATGCCAGTTTTTTTTGTGTTATCAAAAATTATTTTGGCATCTGAAATTATTTTTATTATTTCATTGCGTCAAAACATATAACTCTTCCAACGGACTAACCGTCTTACACCACCCATCATTTACTGTAAAAAAAAACGAACTAAACCCCATGCGGTGTCAGATCGCTATACTATGTTTTGTTATAACCCTGGGCTGTTTCCACCAACAAACAGCAGCACAGTCTTCTGTTGACACAACCGTAGTCAACACAGTAACCAGCATCCAATACGTTTCATCGAAATCGCTGAGCTACGTCGATAAAAAATATTCCAGGCTGAGTAGTGATGTACAAAAGCAAAGTGAGCAGTTATTAAAACGGATGCAGGATAAAGAAGCCAAACTGCAACACAAATTACAAAGCATTGACAGCGCAAAAGCAAAAGAATTATTCGCCAACAGCGAAGCGAAATACCGGCAACTGCTGGGTAAAGTGCAAGGTTCAACAGACAATACAACTTCAAAACTCAAAGAATATATTCCCGGTCTTGACAGCACCAATATGGCGCTAAAGTTTTTATCGCAACCCGATGCCGTTGCAGGATTAACAACAGATAAACTAAATCAGCTTGCCTCCCTCACAGGCTCGGTGCAGGAGTTGCAGGGCAGGTTACAACAGGCCAATGAAATACAGTCATTTATCAGGGAAAGAGAAGCGCTTCTTAAAACTGCTCTTGAGAATACTGGTTTGGGCAAGAAACTCTTATCAATCAATAAAGAAGTCTATTACTATGAGGAGAGGTTAAGGGAATACAAAGAATTATTGAACGATAAGAAGAAACTGGAAGCTCAATTACTAGCCACTGTCAGGGAGTTACCTGTTTTTCAAAGATTCATGCAGAAATACAGCTATCTAGCACTGCTATTTCCACAACCCGAAAATTATGGCACACCCGCTGCGCTTGCCGGATTGCAAACAAGAACCAGCGTGCAGGGTATGATAAGTCAAGGTTTGGGTTCAGGCGGAGCCGGTGGTATGAATCCCCAGCAATACATGTCGCAACAAATGCAGCAGGGCCAGGCAAAAATGAATGAATTAAAAGAAAAGCTCAATCAACTGGGAAACAGCGGAGGCAGCAGCGATATGACCATGCCTGATTTCAAACCCGATCAACAGCATACAAAAAGTTTTCTGCAAAGACTTGAATATGGGTTTAATATACAAAGTCAGCGCAGTACTAACTGGCTTCCCGCTACAAGCGATATTGCATTAACGCTTGGCTATAAATTCAGTGATAAAATAGTTTTTGGTACTGGTGTCAGCTACAAGATAGGCTGGGGTAATGGATGGAACCATTTCGAATTATCAAGCCAGGGTGTCGGCCTCCGAAGCTATTTAGATATAAAAGCAAAAGGCAATCTTTGGATCAGTGGTGGGTATGAATTCAACTACCTGCAGGAATTCAGCAAATTCGATGACATAAAAAATATTGATGTGTGGCAGCGAAGTGCTTTAACGGGACTTACGAGAAAGATAAAAATTGGGAAAAAAAGAGAGACAAAGATTCAGTTCCTGTATGATTTTTTAGCTGTGGAACAGGTGCCACAAGCATCTGCGTTTAAATTCCGGATCGGTTATAATTTTTAAAAGATACACTAAACCATATGAACCTTAAACAATCATTATTGCTTTTGTCAGGAATGATAATGCTTAAGCTTGCTGCTGTTTCACAAACTTCAACTACGGCTTTCACGCCGAAAATCATTCCACCTTCCCCTAATGCTGCAAGCATAGCAAAATTTGGAGATATACCGGTAAGCCCTTACACGGGGACAACAGACATCTCTGTGCCATTTTACACTATAAGAACAAAATCAATTTCAGTACCTGTGTCTGTAGATTATCATACAGGAGGCATTCGCCTTTCGGAGGAATCAGGCTTAGTCGGGCTTGGCTGGGCTTTAAATGCCGGAGGAATGATTAGTAGAACCGTCAATGACAAAGATGACTTTGATGGTGCTTATTTTGATGCAGATCTTGTGACTAAAGTCCCCGAAGTTAAAGGTAAACTTGTATATCACACTGCTTCTACAGCACTTGAACAATTTACAAATGGTCTTCAGAACCCAATGACCTATACTCCGGTTGGGATGGGCATATATGGATACGATTTCGGTTGCAGGTATACGGTTTATTCTTCTGACAACAACTATAATTTCTTTCCGGTTTTCAATACCGGAACCGTATATCAGGATATGGAACCAGATCAATATACATTTAATTTCCCTGGGGGAAGCGGCAAGTTCATTATAGCAAGGGATGGCAAAGTGGTATTGCAAAAGCAGGAAAATTTAAAGATTGAATATGCCCAAGATGGTGCATGGTTTGCCATAACAGACGAACATGGTAATAA
Coding sequences within it:
- a CDS encoding nuclear transport factor 2 family protein encodes the protein MMNIETASAFVGQRIDAFNAHNLEQILDHYADDIEFYSPFIPLLKFNEEGVIRGKPGLRAYFEAGLAAYPELRFTLQQYYTGINTVVISYTSVNGRSAAETFQLNGQGKAVRVYCNYFPAIPVT
- a CDS encoding YbhB/YbcL family Raf kinase inhibitor-like protein, giving the protein MKKAMVIVALLACMAGKAQTFTLQSKDLGGQAMMKQVLNGFGCSGGNVSPELFWENAPAGTKSFAVTMYDQDAPTGSGWWHWLIFDLEKTCSELPADAGNVQKNIAPENAIQSRTDFGVPGYGGPCPPPGSKPHAYVITLYALDTEKLGLGANASPALVGFYLGQHTIQKASLVFYYQQ
- a CDS encoding DinB family protein, translated to MKFDLDKTLEIIERTPSVLNALLQGVSDDWVHHNEGENTWSVFDVVGHLIVCEQTDFITRTKIILSSSGDKILVPIDRQAQFAWSKGKTLADLLKAFEVHRKENIQKLLAFQLGDSDFEKAAVHPKLGNLTLRDLLATWAVHDLNHLSQITRVMAKQYKEAVGPFTVFLGILNLKHTA
- a CDS encoding cupin domain-containing protein; the encoded protein is MAVKGGTPKHYHTSFSETFIPVEGTLGVDVGKEQLRLIPGEIAVAPKNVVHRFYNPGTTPIRFQVKIAPAESRFLESLCIGYGLADDGLTNNKGIPAKLDHLAVLMEHADSRFTGFLALIEPILLRRAVRARKKGVMNALREKYCR
- a CDS encoding acyl-CoA thioesterase, whose protein sequence is MTAFKKVLESNMKIRFHDCDPFNHLNNSRYIDYLITAREDQLLEQYDFDVYQLASEKGIGWVSAQTQISYIAPAQLMEEVSIQTQLISFSEKSLLFEAVMWNRDKDILKAVMWTKLVHFHLQTQKSFAHSEALMQFFGAVVNPLSDAADFETRVKQLKQAI
- a CDS encoding RteC domain-containing protein: MHHQLTESLASVERDGGNIIETSRKANELTAQALAQLRSHEVAHVFASTAEEITFFKEWKPAIEHWQLYYQELLEMALDCVMPGIWEATVLQEKLVQVRNYFTANTFLVKYYRSGDTYLDDKLFVRSTDQSFPPQGDTLLHAVCDRFVALLLAYEKLHGFIHHALQRLSTGPAPVDKFEKKFKWTDSKAALIELLYALQRKGSINNGQAEL
- a CDS encoding RteC domain-containing protein, with translation MKDIAQLLEAVFGIDLGNYYRTFQEIRIRKSGRTNYLDQLKATLIRYMDETDLEYGK
- a CDS encoding TetR/AcrR family transcriptional regulator, with amino-acid sequence MSKSERTKQFIIEKTAPVFNAKGFAGTSLNDLTNATGLTKGSIYGNFENKDEVALAVFDYNYQTVTAFIKARILAKDNAVDRLLVYPDVYRNYLKYPFLQTGCPILNTATEADDTHPGLRERAAAALAFWKRAVENQIKRGIARQEIKADTNPAEVAVILISLIEGAFMQAKVTGKTTELKIAMNYLEKMILSLKQ